The following are encoded together in the Schistocerca americana isolate TAMUIC-IGC-003095 chromosome 6, iqSchAmer2.1, whole genome shotgun sequence genome:
- the LOC124619742 gene encoding histidine-rich glycoprotein-like isoform X2 has protein sequence MKIHCPPRALVHHGHKSILGLHKCKHEKHGHHGKHKHGHKHHGHKHGHKHHGRKHAKHLVCDEDGFWGHRFHGHGPHGHGPHGHGPLGHGPHGHGPLGHGPHGCGPHGHGPHGRGPHGHGPHGHGPHGHGPHGHGPHGHGPHGHGPHGHGPLGCGPHGHGPFGCGPHGHGPHGHGPHGFGPHGHGPHGHGPHGHGKHGHGPHGHGKHGHGPHGHGPHGHGPHGPGHHGPGSSDQGLHGHGHHGRKQRGHETSEDVMWLVDCCGCCESEEETSPVRAMPKRPATV, from the coding sequence ATGAAGATACACTGTCCTCCACGAGCGCTGGTTCATCATGGACATAAGTCCATCTTAGGACTCCACAAATGCAAGCATGAGAAGCATGGTCACCACGGAAAACACAAGCACGGACATAAACATCATGGTCACAAGCACGGACATAAGCATCACGGCCGCAAGCATGCCAAGCATCTAGTATGTGATGAAGATGGATTTTGGGGTCATAGATTTCATGGTCATGGACCACATGGCCATGGACCACATGGTCATGGGCCACTTGGTCATGGACCACATGGTCATGGGCCACTTGGTCATGGACCACATGGTTGTGGACCACACGGTCATGGACCACACGGTCGTGGACCACATGGTCATGGACCACACGGTCATGGACCACACGGTCATGGACCACATGGTCATGGACCACACGGTCATGGACCACACGGTCATGGACCACATGGTCATGGGCCACTTGGCTGTGGACCACATGGTCATGGACCATTTGGCTGTGGACCACATGGCCATGGCCCACACGGCCATGGACCACATGGTTTTGGACCACACGGTCATGGACCACATGGTCATGGTCCGCATGGACATGGAAAGCATGGTCATGGTCCACATGGACATGGAAAGCATGGTCATGGTCCCCATGGTCATGGCCCACATGGTCATGGACCTCATGGACCTGGACATCATGGCCCAGGTTCCTCTGATCAAGGATTACATGGCCATGGACACCATGGTCGCAAACAAAGAGGCCATGAAACATCTGAGGATGTTATGTGGCTTGTTGACTGCTGTGGTTGTTGTGAAAGTGAGGAGGAGACATCGCCTGTGCGTGCTATGCCAAAGCGTCCTGCCACAGTCTGA
- the LOC124619742 gene encoding histidine-rich glycoprotein-like isoform X1 gives MGVQLGSKRKMKIHCPPRALVHHGHKSILGLHKCKHEKHGHHGKHKHGHKHHGHKHGHKHHGRKHAKHLVCDEDGFWGHRFHGHGPHGHGPHGHGPLGHGPHGHGPLGHGPHGCGPHGHGPHGRGPHGHGPHGHGPHGHGPHGHGPHGHGPHGHGPHGHGPLGCGPHGHGPFGCGPHGHGPHGHGPHGFGPHGHGPHGHGPHGHGKHGHGPHGHGKHGHGPHGHGPHGHGPHGPGHHGPGSSDQGLHGHGHHGRKQRGHETSEDVMWLVDCCGCCESEEETSPVRAMPKRPATV, from the coding sequence AGGAAAATGAAGATACACTGTCCTCCACGAGCGCTGGTTCATCATGGACATAAGTCCATCTTAGGACTCCACAAATGCAAGCATGAGAAGCATGGTCACCACGGAAAACACAAGCACGGACATAAACATCATGGTCACAAGCACGGACATAAGCATCACGGCCGCAAGCATGCCAAGCATCTAGTATGTGATGAAGATGGATTTTGGGGTCATAGATTTCATGGTCATGGACCACATGGCCATGGACCACATGGTCATGGGCCACTTGGTCATGGACCACATGGTCATGGGCCACTTGGTCATGGACCACATGGTTGTGGACCACACGGTCATGGACCACACGGTCGTGGACCACATGGTCATGGACCACACGGTCATGGACCACACGGTCATGGACCACATGGTCATGGACCACACGGTCATGGACCACACGGTCATGGACCACATGGTCATGGGCCACTTGGCTGTGGACCACATGGTCATGGACCATTTGGCTGTGGACCACATGGCCATGGCCCACACGGCCATGGACCACATGGTTTTGGACCACACGGTCATGGACCACATGGTCATGGTCCGCATGGACATGGAAAGCATGGTCATGGTCCACATGGACATGGAAAGCATGGTCATGGTCCCCATGGTCATGGCCCACATGGTCATGGACCTCATGGACCTGGACATCATGGCCCAGGTTCCTCTGATCAAGGATTACATGGCCATGGACACCATGGTCGCAAACAAAGAGGCCATGAAACATCTGAGGATGTTATGTGGCTTGTTGACTGCTGTGGTTGTTGTGAAAGTGAGGAGGAGACATCGCCTGTGCGTGCTATGCCAAAGCGTCCTGCCACAGTCTGA
- the LOC124619742 gene encoding uncharacterized protein LOC124619742 isoform X3: MKMDFGVIDFMVMDHMAMDHMVMGHLVMDHMVMGHLVMDHMVVDHTVMDHTVVDHMVMDHTVMDHTVMDHMVMDHTVMDHTVMDHMVMGHLAVDHMVMDHLAVDHMAMAHTAMDHMVLDHTVMDHMVMVRMDMESMVMVHMDMESMVMVPMVMAHMVMDLMDLDIMAQVPLIKDYMAMDTMVANKEAMKHLRMLCGLLTAVVVVKVRRRHRLCVLCQSVLPQSETVQMHFFNQEVCLLKAT, from the coding sequence ATGAAGATGGATTTTGGGGTCATAGATTTCATGGTCATGGACCACATGGCCATGGACCACATGGTCATGGGCCACTTGGTCATGGACCACATGGTCATGGGCCACTTGGTCATGGACCACATGGTTGTGGACCACACGGTCATGGACCACACGGTCGTGGACCACATGGTCATGGACCACACGGTCATGGACCACACGGTCATGGACCACATGGTCATGGACCACACGGTCATGGACCACACGGTCATGGACCACATGGTCATGGGCCACTTGGCTGTGGACCACATGGTCATGGACCATTTGGCTGTGGACCACATGGCCATGGCCCACACGGCCATGGACCACATGGTTTTGGACCACACGGTCATGGACCACATGGTCATGGTCCGCATGGACATGGAAAGCATGGTCATGGTCCACATGGACATGGAAAGCATGGTCATGGTCCCCATGGTCATGGCCCACATGGTCATGGACCTCATGGACCTGGACATCATGGCCCAGGTTCCTCTGATCAAGGATTACATGGCCATGGACACCATGGTCGCAAACAAAGAGGCCATGAAACATCTGAGGATGTTATGTGGCTTGTTGACTGCTGTGGTTGTTGTGAAAGTGAGGAGGAGACATCGCCTGTGCGTGCTATGCCAAAGCGTCCTGCCACAGTCTGAAACagtgcaaatgcatttttttaatcAAGAAGTATGTTTACTGAAAGCAACATAA